Genomic segment of Populus nigra chromosome 6, ddPopNigr1.1, whole genome shotgun sequence:
TCTCCTACAAAGACTTCTCCGTAATTCAATGGTAGTAGGTGAAAGGACCAGATCCTAACTATAAGCATGCCCTGGATATGGCGATCAAAATGGACGGGCGGCCAAACTTCATTTACCATCATGTAACATGAGAATATGCCCCGATGTAAATGCAATGAACTCGAATCTGTGAACAGAGTGGGAAACTTAGAGCTATGTATAGAGCTAAATGTGGCCAATTCCGATGCCCAATCACAATTATAATTACCAGGCCAAATATATGCACATACGCAGGAGTACGAACTACAGAGAAAAGTAAAGACATTAGATgcggaaaaaaaaaggaaagaaaaaaacagttcCTTCGGACTTTTGGTACACCCCACAGCATGTGCCTCCAAAAATGATTTGGAAAGCTTTGCCCCCACCAAACAGTAAATAATGCACGGGTCGTGCCTGCGTCTCCTAGAATTAGCAGACTCAAACCTGAAAACCTTTAATTTTAGCCAGTTTCCCTGCCAAAACAGGGAGGGAAAAAATCAGTATAAAAGATGGAAGATAGGGCAGAAAGGTTGATTAAATACCAAAAATTTAGATACTGCCCTGGAGGTTAAAACATGAGCGGAAAGTGTACTGACGAATATACGGTTACGTTCGAGGGTGTGTTTTTATGTATGAATGCATCATAATTAGTTTTGCAAAGGAAAAGAGCCTTTCTAGAGTGTTTCtatgaatataaaatttatatcatttGGCAACTTtcaattgatttcatttttcatatCATATGAATGGAATTCATTAAACTCGGGAAAGGAAATCCACAAAATTACCAACCACAATAGAACAGCTGGGATTAGCAACAAGCCAGAAACATGCATAATCATAATGATATCCATGTCACATCATAAAAAAGCAATTTTATTGAGCTGACCTTGGGTATGACCAGGGACTAATAATTTGCAGCCATCACATTTTGTTTGACATCATGAACTTCGCTTTTTTCTCAGCAGGCTTTAAAATTTGAAAGGAGCACATCAAATTTTCATCAACACTCATCATAGCACCAGCATTGTCAAATTCACCACAGTAGTTGGGAGCTGAAAATATGGTAACAAGTTGCCTGTCGGCAAAGAATTCATACCCATCTTCCACAACCTAGACCAAAACAagacgaaaaaataaaaatcacttcaGTGTCCAGAAAGAGAGGTATGAGTTACTAAAAGAGAATAGGCTAGCTGAGGAAAAGTTAACAACCTGATGTGCACGACAGACAAGGTCTAAATCATGCTTTGTCAAGAATTCTTGCACCTTATCAGGACCAAAGGTGTAAGAAACTCCTCTATCATTCATCCCCCATCCCTTAACATCTCTACCAGGATCCGACCAGAGTAAATCACACAGCAAACCAGTATCTGGAACAGCAGTTGGGCGGGGCAAGTTTCTAATTTGATCCAAATTTGTCAAATCAGGGGAAAGACCGCCATGCATGCACAAAATTTTGTCATCTATCAAAGCAGCAACAGGAAGGCAGTTGAAACTGTCAGTAAAGGATTTCCATAGCCTTACATTAAACCGCCGCTTACATTCATCATAAAATCCATATATCCGATTTATAGAAGCACATTCATGGTTTCCTCGTAAGAGAAAGAAGTTCTCTGGATATTTAATCTTATAGGCAAGCAAAAGGCATATAGTTTCCAAACTTTGCTTTCCTCGATCAACATAGTCCcccaaaaaaagataatttgccCCAGGAGGAAAACCACCATACTCAAAAAGTCTCAATAAATCACTATATTGCCCATGAATGTCACCTGAAACACAAAGAAAATCTTGACAGTGTCAGATGGAACAGATCCAGGCTGCAGCAGAACAACACAGAAATCAAATATGCAGCCACGGCAATAGTCTACCCTCCGAGCTATATATTAGCTACATACTTTAAGTTGATTATCGGCCTTTGATTATTTCAAATGCCAATTATTTCTCAAATCCATGGAATGCCTTTGAGTTTGATAatatacttgaattttttagcaTGAATCATATTacattgacaaataaaaaacaaacggGGCCAAATTTACAGCTAAACTTGTTTACTTAACAAACATCGCCAGCTCCAGGTTTGTCGAAACTCAAAAGGTTATAAACACAACACCCAATTTCATTCAGCACTAGAGGATTTTAAGGTTTTATAAGCATTCCATTTTTCACAACTCGATGACAGCATTACTCAGTAACCCAAGACAAAATTTACTCAAGCCTCTGTAAAAGGAACATAACAGATTGCAGTAACGAAAAGAAGccaggaaattttttttaaaaaaaaaacacaaaacctgAAGTACCCTTTTCTTAAAACAGCCTCCTCCACTTCCAATCGTATATAAAAAGATAAGTAACCCATCAAGAAAATACCACAAAACCCAGCAGAAATACAacaagaaaaaactagaaaaattaggGTAATTTAGAGGACCGCATATCTTGATGGGGGCTTCAAGCTCGAGCAGAACAGGTTGTTGAAGAAAAATTTCACGAGAAGCGACACAGAGTTGCTTGATCTCAGCCTCCGATAGCTGAACTTGCTTGCCTGGTCTGGCTGATCGGACTTCTGTTAACCGTCTGATTATGTCATCTAGGACAGCATGGTCCATCGCCGCCTGCCCTTGTGTAGCCATCCGATCTTCCCTCCTCTTTTCAATGGCTCTGGCTTTCTTTTGATAACAAACCCTAGAAATCCAAAAGGATTTTTCAAAGAttatcctcttctttttttaacagtCTTGCAGTTTCTTTAGCGTTGTGTGGGTTTttgaaaaacagagagagaaaaaagagaatggaacttattagtattatttatttatacatgttGAGGGAGGAGAGGAgagtgttaaaaaaacaaacaaaaaagaattatgGGAGACGGCTGCAACTTCTATGCCGCGGAGGTACCTAAATAatactataataatatttttctttgaaagcGGTATAAGACGGCGCCGTTTTCAAGGGTCTTCAGAGGAATAATACAATGATGAATTTCtttgttgtaatttttattttttcttttcattcctTGCCTAAAGAGAGACAGGATGGACTTGggattcagttttattttttgcgggatatattttttaaaagttataagaaattaaaaatattatcttctttattaattatattatcttcaattttttattattatatattttattctgattttttaatttaatattttacattttattttattttattttttatattaatttttatctttgtttttttattgtttatttttctttatctttttttaatattatatctgctctcgttatttattttattaatattttaaaaaataaatattaataagatattctttagtttattttgcatgatataattaaaaaataaaaaatattttttctatttattttttatgatattattaaataaattatttttaaaaaatatacttaaaaaaatccCAGCAAACAAAAGGGACTAAGATGAGACTATAAGCCGATCACGGTGACAACATTGTTTAGCTTACTATCCCGAAACATGGCATAAAGTTAACGCCTAAAATTTATGCCCAAATTACAACAGGTCTTTTGGTTATGTTTATTTATGAAAAGTGgtttctgaaaaattattttttaaatttttttatatttatttgctattagaaaagttgttcaacgaaaaatactttccagttaaaaaaatatttggcttggtttccataaaagtatttttctgaaaaatttaggcggaaaatactttctgaaaattgtaaaaaaattagaaatgtcatattatttgctgattatattaaattttgttctcaaacttttgattgctatatatattttgttttgaatatttatttttcaatttcatctcttaaaatttaatttttatattaactttggtcctcatttttataattattatttgtttttcccttatcattttcttatttaaatttttatctataaaatttggttctcattcttttgattgttacttattttatttgaaataatttatgaaatattaattgttattattttaatttctttatctttcatttttattttactttttagatttgatttctattattttaattattatttatttttttatgataatttatgaaattatatttttttcaatttcatcctcattcaaccttttaatttgtaagatttgtttcttattattttaataaacttgagaaaataaaatattaataagttatttttcagcttatttttcatgacataaccaaatactataaaatattttctaatttatttttcattacactattaaatattaaaaaataatttatttttctaaaatttatttttaaaaaaaaaattaattttcaacaaataaacagAAACTAACTTCTCTATAGCTTACCCTTTACTAGCCTCTCTCAATCATTAGCCAGAGGGACTCTTGATGCCTCACAAAAAATTGGAACCAGCAAATAAATATCGATGATTAAAAAggctgtttttttaattttaaaatttaaatattaaaactagtaTGAATTTctctaaataaattatattaatatagaaCGCATAATCAATCTTAATTGACACGTAAACAAATTTGATAATAAGGTAATTTTTACGATACATCTTATTTTTGTAAATATGTGATATGTAATCAAAAGCACCAAGATTTAGAAGATTTATATCCATTCCTTTCTTTCTCACATGGACTGCAAACA
This window contains:
- the LOC133697591 gene encoding serine/threonine-protein phosphatase PP1 isozyme 4, coding for MATQGQAAMDHAVLDDIIRRLTEVRSARPGKQVQLSEAEIKQLCVASREIFLQQPVLLELEAPIKICGDIHGQYSDLLRLFEYGGFPPGANYLFLGDYVDRGKQSLETICLLLAYKIKYPENFFLLRGNHECASINRIYGFYDECKRRFNVRLWKSFTDSFNCLPVAALIDDKILCMHGGLSPDLTNLDQIRNLPRPTAVPDTGLLCDLLWSDPGRDVKGWGMNDRGVSYTFGPDKVQEFLTKHDLDLVCRAHQVVEDGYEFFADRQLVTIFSAPNYCGEFDNAGAMMSVDENLMCSFQILKPAEKKAKFMMSNKM